In Harmonia axyridis chromosome X, icHarAxyr1.1, whole genome shotgun sequence, a single window of DNA contains:
- the LOC123686163 gene encoding 60S ribosomal protein L24-like yields FANLKTTESRAIISSDDDDDIFHAQCFEQNYQFQPAITLSSIVARKQNHLLRNPRKVTWAILYRRKHKKSQEEETTKKRTRRTQKFQRAIVGAPLNGIMAKRNQGPEVRKAQGEQAIGAVKEQKKSQKATKRAAAPPKPKAAPKQKAAKNVEKAAPRVGGKR; encoded by the coding sequence TTTGCCAATTTAAAAACTACTGAATCTAGGGCAATCATATCATCAGATGATGACGATGACATCTTTCACGCTCAATGTTTCGAACAGAACTACCAGTTTCAGCCAGCAATTACTCTTTCCTCCATAGTAGCGAGAAAACAGAACCATTTATTGAGGAATCCAAGGAAAGTAACATGGGCCATCCTCTACAGAAGGAAACATAAGAAGAGTCAAGAGGAGGAAACTACCAAAAAACGTACCAGGAGGACTCAAAAATTCCAAAGGGCTATTGTAGGAGCTCCTCTAAATGGCATTATGGCTAAGAGAAATCAAGGGCCTGAAGTGAGGAAAGCTCAGGGAGAACAAGCCATCGGGGCTGTCAAAGAGCAGAAGAAGAGCCAAAAGGCTACCAAGAGGGCTGCCGCTCCACCTAAACCCAAAGCTGCACCTAAACAGAAAGCAGCCAAAAATGTAGAAAAGGCTGCACCACGTGTAGGAGGCAAACGTTAA